A single region of the Bdellovibrio sp. GT3 genome encodes:
- a CDS encoding phosphoglycerate kinase — protein sequence MSAGLKGIKTVRDFALEGKVVFLRLDLNVPMEDGKITDENRITASLPTIKYCMEHGAKIVMASHLGRPKTKDDKEFSLEPVAKRLQEHLNAEVILVEEPDSDAPVHLLPSLKKNQLILLENVRFEAGETKDSIEFAQKIANYAEIYINDAFGASHRAHATIHALPSVMKEKGIGFLIEKEINMLDSLLTNPKRPYIAVMGGAKVSDKMPVIEKLMDIVDGFIIGGAMAYTFLKAQGVSVGNSLVEADKVRYCKEMIERIAARDKTILLPVDHVATKAFGDVANAHTTKDVVIPDGEMALDIGPQTIRNYSAALKEAGTIFWNGPMGVFENPAFSKGTFGVAKAIAESNATKIVGGGDSAAAAEMSGYADKMTHISTGGGASLEYLQGDKLPGLEVLRTKTRPASNYE from the coding sequence ATGAGCGCAGGTCTTAAAGGCATTAAAACCGTTCGTGATTTCGCGTTGGAAGGCAAAGTTGTCTTCCTTCGCCTGGATCTGAACGTTCCAATGGAAGATGGCAAGATCACGGATGAAAACCGTATCACGGCTTCACTTCCAACTATCAAGTATTGCATGGAACATGGTGCGAAGATCGTTATGGCTTCTCACTTGGGTCGTCCAAAAACGAAAGACGATAAAGAGTTCTCTCTGGAGCCTGTTGCAAAACGTCTTCAGGAGCACTTGAATGCGGAAGTGATCTTGGTTGAAGAACCAGATTCTGATGCTCCAGTTCACTTGTTGCCATCTTTGAAAAAGAATCAATTGATCCTTCTTGAAAACGTACGTTTTGAAGCGGGTGAAACGAAAGACTCTATCGAGTTCGCACAAAAAATCGCGAACTACGCAGAGATCTACATCAACGACGCGTTTGGTGCCTCTCACAGAGCACATGCGACGATTCATGCGTTGCCGTCGGTGATGAAAGAAAAAGGCATTGGTTTCTTGATCGAAAAAGAAATCAACATGCTGGATTCTCTTTTGACGAATCCAAAACGTCCGTACATCGCCGTAATGGGTGGTGCAAAAGTTTCCGACAAAATGCCGGTTATCGAAAAATTGATGGATATCGTTGACGGTTTTATCATCGGTGGCGCTATGGCTTACACATTCTTGAAAGCTCAAGGTGTGTCTGTTGGTAACTCTTTGGTTGAGGCTGACAAAGTTCGCTACTGCAAAGAAATGATCGAACGTATCGCGGCTCGCGACAAGACGATCCTTCTTCCGGTGGATCACGTTGCGACGAAAGCTTTTGGTGATGTGGCGAATGCTCACACGACAAAAGACGTTGTGATTCCAGACGGCGAAATGGCTTTGGATATCGGTCCACAAACTATCCGCAATTATTCTGCAGCTCTTAAAGAAGCGGGCACTATTTTCTGGAACGGTCCAATGGGCGTTTTCGAAAATCCAGCGTTCTCTAAGGGGACTTTTGGCGTAGCGAAAGCGATCGCTGAATCCAATGCGACTAAAATCGTTGGTGGTGGTGATTCTGCGGCGGCGGCTGAAATGTCGGGTTATGCAGATAAGATGACCCACATCTCTACAGGTGGCGGGGCATCCTTGGAATACCTTCAAGGCGACAAACTTCCAGGTTTGGAAGTCCTTCGTACGAAAACTCGCCCAGCGAGCAATTACGAGTAG
- a CDS encoding TatD family hydrolase, producing the protein MTEWIDVHCHLNMLEEGVEAAIQNAKAAGVRKIITIGTELNDLPLVLDLAHKYAPDVYCTLGIHPHDGKTYTDEVGKFILENAQDPAVVAIGEIGLDYYYDQSPRDEQQHAFREQLKIAKQTGLPVEIHTRDAEEDTIAILKEFKGEVTGIIHCFTGTSWLAKEALDLGFNISISGVVTFKNADDLRNTVRGLPLDRIHVETDAPFLAPIPMRGKKNTAAYVVHTAKFVADLKGVTVEQLAEQTKANALKMFPKISW; encoded by the coding sequence ATGACTGAATGGATTGATGTTCACTGCCATCTGAATATGCTCGAAGAGGGCGTCGAAGCCGCAATACAAAATGCGAAGGCTGCGGGCGTTCGCAAAATCATCACGATCGGCACAGAGCTGAATGATCTGCCTTTGGTTTTGGATCTGGCTCATAAATACGCGCCGGACGTGTATTGCACTTTGGGGATTCATCCCCATGACGGCAAAACTTATACCGATGAAGTTGGTAAATTCATTTTGGAAAATGCACAGGATCCGGCCGTGGTCGCGATCGGTGAAATCGGTCTGGATTATTACTACGATCAATCACCTCGCGATGAACAGCAACACGCGTTCCGTGAACAATTGAAAATCGCAAAGCAGACAGGGTTGCCAGTCGAGATCCACACTCGCGACGCGGAAGAGGACACAATCGCTATCTTGAAGGAATTCAAAGGCGAAGTGACAGGAATCATTCACTGCTTCACGGGGACATCCTGGTTGGCAAAAGAAGCGCTGGATTTGGGTTTCAATATCTCTATCAGTGGTGTGGTGACTTTTAAAAACGCAGATGATTTGCGCAACACAGTTCGTGGCTTGCCTTTGGATCGCATCCACGTTGAAACAGATGCGCCATTCCTGGCGCCGATTCCGATGCGTGGGAAAAAGAATACTGCGGCTTACGTCGTTCACACCGCCAAATTCGTGGCTGATTTAAAAGGTGTGACCGTCGAACAATTGGCTGAACAGACAAAAGCCAATGCCTTGAAAATGTTCCCCAAAATTTCCTGGTAG
- the tmk gene encoding dTMP kinase: protein MSFLVFEGLDGSGKSSLMKALEAELQKRGIPTYMTREPGGTPLGDEIRHMILRKEGPAPTARTELLLYEASRSQHVDQVIRPQLEKGSWVLCDRFAASSVAFQSGGREISENEVVMLNNFATGGLKAHLTILLDLPVEESRKRRQGRGEQNGESEDRIESEADTFHEKVRQSFLAQAKADAAAWLVLDAKETPAVLFEQLIKALTDKKILK, encoded by the coding sequence ATGTCTTTTTTGGTATTTGAAGGCCTTGATGGCTCCGGCAAAAGCTCACTGATGAAGGCTCTGGAAGCAGAGCTGCAAAAACGTGGAATTCCCACATACATGACTCGTGAACCGGGTGGCACTCCATTGGGGGATGAAATCCGTCACATGATTTTGCGTAAAGAAGGCCCGGCGCCGACCGCACGCACTGAGTTGCTTTTGTACGAAGCCAGCCGCTCCCAACACGTGGATCAAGTGATCCGTCCACAACTTGAAAAAGGCAGTTGGGTTTTGTGTGATCGCTTTGCAGCAAGTTCCGTTGCTTTTCAAAGCGGTGGCCGCGAGATTTCTGAAAATGAAGTTGTGATGTTGAATAACTTTGCAACCGGTGGGCTGAAGGCACACCTGACAATTCTGCTGGATCTTCCGGTCGAGGAGTCCCGCAAACGTCGTCAAGGTCGTGGCGAGCAAAATGGAGAAAGCGAAGACCGCATCGAATCTGAAGCGGATACTTTCCATGAAAAAGTAAGACAAAGTTTTTTGGCGCAAGCGAAAGCGGATGCTGCCGCTTGGTTGGTTCTGGATGCCAAAGAAACTCCGGCTGTGTTGTTTGAGCAATTGATCAAAGCACTGACCGACAAAAAGATTTTGAAATAA
- a CDS encoding DNA polymerase III subunit, with protein MARLLDFILGHQETIKKMTDSFEAGKPGQTFLFVGPAGVGKKMTAIGLAQALMCPQSARGCGRCPSCFRVAQKDHAHENLRIIAPSGANIKIEQAKEVLEFLSLKSLGGNRVIIIDQAQLLNPQAANSLLKTLEEPPDGTFFFLIAPSVAGIMPTIRSRSRIVQFKPLSMEELGKRVKAPTWALKSAGGSFEKLAQLQDGPELELREKSVEILNVFLKDKDFLLNEMWRAEFKDRQQGQRLLSYWVSYFRDAIVYQEGAKSQIANLDQAPLIKTLAEESREKLLVLIQKALQSEQALGANRDSQLVMEEYFITSQDIV; from the coding sequence GTGGCAAGGCTGCTGGATTTTATCCTGGGACACCAGGAGACGATAAAAAAAATGACGGATTCCTTCGAAGCAGGGAAGCCCGGGCAGACTTTTTTATTTGTGGGTCCGGCGGGAGTCGGTAAAAAAATGACGGCCATTGGTTTGGCGCAGGCCTTGATGTGCCCGCAAAGCGCCCGTGGTTGTGGTCGTTGTCCTTCATGTTTCCGTGTGGCGCAAAAAGATCATGCGCATGAAAACCTGCGCATCATTGCTCCATCCGGGGCGAATATCAAAATTGAACAAGCCAAAGAAGTTCTGGAATTTTTAAGTCTGAAAAGCCTGGGCGGAAACCGCGTGATCATCATCGATCAGGCTCAGTTGCTAAACCCTCAGGCCGCAAATTCACTGCTTAAAACGTTGGAAGAACCACCAGATGGAACTTTCTTCTTTCTTATTGCTCCAAGTGTCGCGGGCATTATGCCAACGATTCGTTCGCGTTCCCGCATTGTGCAGTTTAAGCCTTTGTCGATGGAAGAACTGGGTAAGCGCGTGAAGGCACCAACCTGGGCGCTGAAATCGGCGGGTGGCAGTTTTGAAAAACTGGCGCAGCTGCAGGATGGTCCGGAACTGGAGCTTCGTGAGAAGTCCGTGGAAATTTTGAATGTCTTTTTGAAAGACAAAGATTTCCTGTTGAACGAGATGTGGCGCGCGGAATTCAAAGACCGTCAACAGGGGCAAAGACTGCTGTCCTATTGGGTGAGCTACTTCCGTGATGCCATCGTTTATCAGGAAGGTGCCAAATCCCAGATTGCGAATCTGGATCAGGCCCCTTTAATTAAGACCTTGGCCGAAGAGTCCCGCGAAAAACTGCTCGTATTGATTCAAAAAGCCCTGCAGTCGGAACAAGCTTTGGGAGCCAACAGGGATTCGCAATTGGTGATGGAAGAATACTTCATTACCAGCCAGGATATAGTGTAG
- the secG gene encoding preprotein translocase subunit SecG, which produces MTTFVGIIHIIVALVLIVLVLIQDSKSNGALGMGGSSGSNSLLGATGAQSLAGKMTVWAAVIFAVTCLALSVFTSSTHSKSVVDSLPVTAPVAPAATPAPTDAAAAATTAMPVEAAATPAASPAATATPAK; this is translated from the coding sequence ATGACTACTTTTGTTGGAATTATCCATATCATCGTTGCACTTGTTTTGATCGTTCTAGTTTTGATCCAAGATTCAAAAAGCAACGGCGCATTGGGCATGGGCGGAAGCTCAGGTTCAAACAGCTTGTTGGGTGCTACGGGCGCTCAATCATTGGCTGGTAAAATGACAGTTTGGGCTGCAGTTATTTTCGCAGTAACTTGCCTGGCTTTGTCTGTATTTACTTCTTCTACTCATTCTAAATCTGTTGTTGATTCTTTGCCTGTGACGGCTCCAGTTGCTCCAGCAGCAACTCCGGCTCCAACTGATGCAGCGGCAGCAGCAACTACGGCGATGCCAGTTGAAGCAGCAGCTACACCTGCAGCAAGCCCAGCAGCTACTGCAACTCCTGCAAAATAA
- the trhA gene encoding PAQR family membrane homeostasis protein TrhA — protein MERLLSVQHGEKFNTFSHLLGALIAFVGVGFLMHTAFIRQDMPRIITFTIYGVSTVLIYILSVLYHSAKGEQKRTFQKLDYIGIYFKIAGNYTPYMILAISGVAGYSVLLVVWGLALLGIYLEVFRKPKGATLRNILYVTMSASVIPVLSDLYQAVSMWGFTLIMVGFLAYVIGFIFFLFDEKIKHGHGIWHMFVITGSMCQLICLLMFVA, from the coding sequence GTGGAACGTCTTTTATCTGTGCAGCACGGTGAAAAATTTAATACTTTTAGCCACTTACTGGGGGCGTTGATCGCCTTTGTGGGAGTGGGTTTCCTGATGCACACGGCCTTCATTCGCCAAGACATGCCGCGCATTATTACATTTACGATATACGGCGTTTCGACCGTTTTAATTTATATTTTGTCGGTACTTTATCATTCTGCCAAAGGCGAGCAAAAGCGCACTTTTCAAAAGCTCGATTACATCGGCATTTATTTTAAAATTGCCGGAAACTATACGCCTTACATGATTTTGGCGATCAGTGGTGTCGCTGGGTACTCAGTTCTGTTGGTGGTTTGGGGTTTGGCTTTGCTCGGTATATATCTGGAGGTTTTCAGGAAACCGAAGGGTGCCACCTTGCGTAATATTTTGTATGTCACAATGAGTGCTTCTGTGATCCCTGTTCTGAGTGACCTCTATCAAGCGGTCTCAATGTGGGGATTCACTCTGATCATGGTGGGCTTTTTGGCCTATGTGATTGGTTTCATTTTCTTTTTATTCGATGAAAAAATTAAACATGGCCATGGAATCTGGCACATGTTCGTGATCACCGGAAGTATGTGTCAGCTGATTTGTCTGCTGATGTTCGTAGCCTAA
- a CDS encoding beta-sandwich domain-containing protein: protein MKTNHLILGAALFASVMQTSTVAHAAFDKGDVGTIIGGVIGGVAGSGFGKGNGKTAATIIGAIAGSVIGNKLGQNMEDNDRRAYGEAQRRSLEGNIGENCGWDGGQYGSRSGARGSFNSTREGYNSRGEYCREYVSVIEMRGRSERTQGIACQGHNGSWSETRSSDVSWGGRPGHGRPGRGDGGYGPRPNPRPRPPMPPPPNPGGRYDRAEVQVSSITRRTGGEWVRLSFAYPQAVDQIEVRTLTAGVRVHDAIVYTQRGQRQSLYSLQGRGTMYAGQSAVSENFYRGDRVTAIDVRLESMGGYADVLLTVFSLDGYPNINVSRF, encoded by the coding sequence ATGAAAACAAATCACCTGATTCTTGGCGCGGCACTCTTCGCCTCTGTCATGCAAACTTCAACTGTAGCTCACGCGGCTTTCGATAAGGGAGATGTGGGCACAATCATCGGTGGTGTTATCGGGGGCGTTGCTGGTTCCGGTTTTGGAAAAGGCAACGGCAAAACGGCGGCAACTATTATCGGTGCAATCGCAGGTTCTGTGATCGGTAACAAACTTGGTCAAAACATGGAAGACAACGATCGCCGCGCTTATGGCGAGGCTCAACGTCGTTCTCTTGAGGGTAACATCGGTGAGAATTGCGGTTGGGATGGTGGCCAATATGGTTCTCGTTCCGGCGCGCGTGGATCTTTCAACTCCACTCGCGAAGGTTATAACTCTCGTGGTGAATACTGCCGTGAATATGTCAGCGTTATTGAAATGCGTGGCCGTTCGGAAAGAACTCAAGGCATTGCCTGCCAAGGTCACAATGGTTCCTGGTCAGAAACTCGCTCTTCAGATGTAAGCTGGGGCGGTCGCCCTGGTCACGGTCGTCCAGGCCGTGGTGATGGCGGTTACGGACCTCGTCCAAATCCACGCCCTCGTCCACCAATGCCACCTCCACCAAACCCAGGTGGTCGCTATGACCGTGCGGAAGTTCAGGTTTCCAGCATCACGCGCCGTACGGGTGGTGAGTGGGTTCGCCTAAGTTTTGCTTACCCTCAAGCTGTTGATCAGATTGAAGTTCGTACCTTGACGGCGGGTGTTCGTGTTCATGACGCGATTGTCTATACGCAAAGAGGCCAAAGACAATCCCTTTACAGTCTTCAAGGCCGCGGAACGATGTACGCAGGTCAAAGCGCGGTTTCTGAAAACTTCTACCGCGGTGATCGTGTGACTGCCATTGACGTCCGTTTGGAGTCCATGGGTGGCTACGCAGACGTCCTTTTGACAGTGTTCTCGTTGGACGGTTACCCGAATATTAACGTATCCCGTTTCTAA
- a CDS encoding S1 family peptidase, giving the protein MKYRLLLVALSLTTVAACQGGHTSSVTAAQDSAVINGTPVISRNTPASKSLVFIELLTPQGTVRTACSAALVGPRSILTAAHCFDTKHVKNFVGFQVVFANQFGTRSPALIRRGVVFKKHPLYNSNNLYNYDFAMAVFEGTAPSGFVPAVMDSDINANYGGKTLYVYGYGRSRDYTGKPGENLRDSVGVLHRGIVQVHSNYDKLDDLYLLKASSTAHICQGDSGGPQFYTNKGVTKIVGVTSANFGRMLENGQHSCMEHSQAAKVAPNYAWFKREERLALGRQ; this is encoded by the coding sequence ATGAAATACAGACTGCTTCTCGTTGCGTTATCACTTACGACCGTGGCTGCTTGCCAAGGTGGCCACACATCTTCGGTTACGGCCGCCCAGGATTCCGCTGTCATCAATGGAACGCCCGTTATTTCTCGTAACACCCCGGCATCAAAAAGCTTGGTGTTTATCGAACTACTAACTCCCCAGGGGACAGTTCGCACCGCCTGTTCAGCAGCCCTGGTGGGGCCTCGCTCAATACTTACCGCCGCTCACTGCTTTGACACGAAACACGTTAAAAACTTCGTTGGTTTTCAGGTTGTGTTCGCGAATCAATTCGGAACCAGAAGCCCTGCACTGATCCGTCGTGGAGTAGTTTTCAAAAAGCATCCTCTGTACAACTCCAACAACCTTTACAACTATGACTTTGCCATGGCGGTCTTTGAAGGCACTGCACCTTCAGGCTTTGTGCCGGCGGTGATGGATTCAGACATCAATGCCAACTACGGCGGCAAAACCCTGTACGTCTATGGTTACGGCAGATCCCGCGACTACACCGGCAAGCCAGGTGAAAATCTGCGCGACTCTGTCGGAGTCCTGCATCGAGGAATCGTTCAGGTGCATAGCAACTACGACAAGCTGGATGATTTGTATTTGTTGAAAGCCAGCTCCACCGCGCACATTTGCCAAGGTGATTCTGGTGGACCGCAGTTTTACACCAATAAAGGCGTCACCAAAATCGTTGGCGTCACCTCTGCAAACTTCGGTCGAATGCTGGAAAACGGTCAGCACTCCTGCATGGAGCACTCGCAGGCGGCCAAGGTCGCACCAAATTACGCTTGGTTTAAGCGCGAAGAAAGACTGGCTTTGGGGCGGCAATGA
- the tpiA gene encoding triose-phosphate isomerase has protein sequence MKKIFAGNWKLFKSPAETRTFLNKFKEVMGSVTGEVVFFPSAISLEAACEAVKGSAIKIGVQNAYTQASGAFTGENSAQVVKEIGGNYILIGHSERRSIFGETDALIADKVAYVQSLGLTPMLCIGETLQEREATHTFRVLETQLLLGLAKADKSKPIVVAYEPVWAIGTGKVATPEQVAETHTDVHNILTKMGFTAPILYGGSVKPDNAGQLIKQAHVSGFLVGGASLEVDSFHKIASV, from the coding sequence ATGAAAAAGATTTTTGCGGGTAACTGGAAGCTTTTTAAATCTCCGGCGGAGACTCGTACTTTTTTGAATAAGTTCAAAGAGGTGATGGGTTCTGTGACCGGGGAAGTTGTGTTTTTCCCTTCGGCTATTTCTTTGGAAGCGGCTTGTGAGGCGGTGAAGGGTTCTGCTATCAAGATTGGTGTGCAGAATGCTTATACTCAGGCTTCTGGTGCTTTCACAGGTGAAAACTCAGCACAAGTTGTGAAAGAGATCGGTGGAAACTATATTTTGATCGGTCATAGCGAGCGTCGTTCTATCTTTGGTGAGACGGATGCTTTGATCGCTGACAAAGTGGCCTATGTTCAATCTTTGGGTCTGACTCCGATGTTGTGCATTGGTGAAACTTTGCAGGAGCGCGAGGCGACTCACACGTTCCGTGTGCTGGAAACGCAATTGTTGTTGGGTTTGGCTAAAGCTGACAAATCAAAACCGATTGTTGTAGCTTACGAGCCGGTTTGGGCGATTGGCACTGGCAAGGTGGCAACTCCTGAACAAGTGGCGGAAACGCACACGGATGTTCACAACATCCTGACTAAAATGGGCTTCACAGCGCCGATCCTTTACGGTGGCAGCGTGAAACCGGATAATGCCGGTCAACTGATCAAGCAAGCACACGTCAGTGGGTTCTTGGTTGGTGGCGCTTCACTGGAAGTTGATTCCTTCCACAAAATTGCGAGTGTTTAG
- a CDS encoding YncE family protein, which yields MNVFPILFGLFVFVQANAKDEKSVLLAISKTEHKLVFVDSVSLKVLGKVSVGEDPHEVVVSDDGKTAYVSNTGSGLFHEINVIDIPGMKAMPSIDTGALLGPHGMTFTDGKLWFTSEGSKSVARINPKDGKVDWIMGIGQNRTHMIQVSPDAKQIYATNVDSGTLSILDNLLLPPPIPPIGKPLPTAKPQMGWLQTIIPAGKGAEGFDVSPDRKQIWVTNAHDATVSIVEIASKKVIKAVDTKVLGISRIKFTPDGKRVLISSLRTGDLLIYDVATYKEIGKLNLGKGAAHILIEDSGNRAFVSCTPAGYISIIDLNKMEVVGKLDVGLRPDGMDWAQM from the coding sequence ATGAACGTATTTCCGATTCTGTTCGGACTTTTCGTTTTCGTTCAAGCCAATGCCAAGGATGAAAAATCAGTTTTGCTGGCGATCTCCAAGACGGAACACAAGCTTGTGTTCGTCGATTCTGTGTCGCTGAAAGTCCTGGGTAAAGTTTCGGTCGGGGAGGATCCCCATGAAGTTGTGGTGTCCGATGACGGCAAGACCGCCTACGTTTCAAATACTGGAAGTGGGCTTTTTCATGAGATCAACGTCATCGATATTCCCGGAATGAAAGCCATGCCTTCAATAGACACGGGGGCGTTGTTGGGGCCTCATGGAATGACTTTCACCGATGGGAAGTTGTGGTTCACCTCTGAAGGTTCTAAATCCGTTGCGCGTATTAATCCGAAAGACGGCAAAGTCGATTGGATTATGGGTATCGGTCAGAATCGCACGCATATGATTCAAGTTTCTCCTGATGCGAAACAGATTTATGCGACGAACGTGGATTCAGGAACTTTAAGTATCTTGGATAATTTACTTCTCCCTCCGCCGATTCCTCCCATAGGCAAACCGTTGCCGACCGCGAAGCCGCAGATGGGTTGGTTACAGACGATCATTCCTGCGGGCAAAGGCGCTGAAGGCTTTGATGTATCTCCGGATCGCAAGCAGATCTGGGTCACCAATGCCCATGATGCCACTGTTTCGATTGTTGAAATCGCCTCTAAGAAAGTTATTAAAGCCGTGGATACCAAAGTGTTGGGTATCAGCCGCATCAAATTCACTCCTGATGGCAAACGAGTTTTGATCTCCAGCTTAAGAACAGGTGATTTGCTTATCTATGATGTTGCGACTTACAAAGAGATCGGAAAACTGAATCTGGGTAAAGGAGCGGCCCATATTCTTATAGAAGACTCTGGCAATCGTGCCTTCGTGTCCTGCACGCCGGCGGGTTATATCTCGATCATTGATTTAAATAAGATGGAAGTGGTCGGGAAGTTGGATGTTGGACTTCGTCCGGATGGAATGGACTGGGCGCAAATGTGA
- the gap gene encoding type I glyceraldehyde-3-phosphate dehydrogenase: protein MAKLRIGINGFGRIGRVFFRAAHEQFDIVGINSLDSIEGNAHLLKYDSAHGTFAGDVSHDGENLIVNGKKIHVTKSRNPAEVPWKAWGVDVVVECSGAFKNKEDFMKHIEGGAKRVLVSGPAEKGADITMVYGINHESYDPAKHHVVSNASCTTNCLAPLAKVLNEKFGIEHGTMMTIHSYTNDQKILDAPHSDMRRARAAAVSMIPTTTGAAKNVGLVLPELKGKIDGISVRVPTPNVSLVDFTFQAKTDVTKEAVNEALTAAANGALKGVLAVEKEELVSVDFNGNKFSSIVDLASTMTVGPRMVKVLSWYDNETGFSNRMVDVLKHMAAKGL, encoded by the coding sequence ATGGCAAAACTTCGTATTGGTATTAATGGTTTTGGTCGTATCGGTCGCGTTTTCTTCAGAGCCGCGCACGAGCAATTCGACATCGTAGGTATTAACTCTTTGGATAGCATTGAAGGTAATGCGCATCTTTTGAAATACGACTCTGCTCACGGCACTTTTGCCGGTGACGTTTCTCACGACGGTGAAAACCTGATCGTTAATGGTAAAAAAATCCACGTAACAAAATCCCGCAACCCAGCTGAAGTTCCTTGGAAAGCTTGGGGCGTGGACGTTGTTGTTGAGTGCTCTGGCGCATTCAAAAACAAAGAAGACTTCATGAAGCACATCGAAGGCGGAGCGAAACGCGTATTGGTTTCCGGTCCTGCTGAAAAAGGTGCAGACATCACTATGGTTTACGGTATCAACCACGAATCATACGATCCAGCAAAACACCACGTAGTTTCAAATGCATCTTGCACAACAAATTGCCTGGCGCCTCTTGCAAAAGTATTGAATGAAAAATTCGGTATCGAGCATGGCACTATGATGACAATCCACTCTTACACAAACGACCAAAAAATCCTGGACGCTCCTCACTCTGATATGCGCCGTGCACGTGCAGCTGCAGTAAGCATGATCCCGACAACAACGGGTGCTGCGAAAAACGTAGGTTTGGTATTGCCAGAACTTAAAGGCAAAATCGACGGTATCTCCGTACGCGTTCCAACTCCAAACGTGTCTTTGGTGGATTTCACATTCCAAGCTAAAACTGACGTGACTAAAGAAGCGGTTAACGAAGCTTTGACTGCGGCAGCTAACGGCGCTTTGAAAGGCGTTCTTGCTGTTGAAAAAGAAGAACTTGTATCTGTTGATTTCAACGGCAACAAATTCTCTTCTATCGTAGACCTTGCATCCACTATGACGGTGGGTCCTCGTATGGTTAAAGTTCTTTCTTGGTACGACAACGAAACTGGTTTCTCTAACCGTATGGTTGACGTTCTTAAGCACATGGCTGCGAAAGGTCTTTAA
- a CDS encoding AgmX/PglI C-terminal domain-containing protein, which produces MAKKNSLLIPSLIGLGVLSVALSLLVSNFTEKQKVSVRPLARVDLNMGTVFVLRKNMTQKENLTRTASLYPLDSVETGPDGDATMTFDSAYRIRIQENSLITLDEEYGRQVILIKRGDVQMETAGRDGSVMISRDGVRWTANDYEANYRKQAASGNLPDMAPSTEGFAGAKSAGEGLTSEFIQETLRTHRNSFFKCYTQLLQKTPGVVGQASVGFTIERSGKVSNPSVTNSTISDVSFKKCLTEAIRRVDFKSFSGNPISTVFPLKFE; this is translated from the coding sequence ATGGCGAAGAAGAACAGCTTGTTGATTCCATCTCTTATCGGTCTTGGTGTATTGAGTGTCGCACTCTCTCTCCTTGTCTCCAATTTCACTGAAAAACAAAAAGTCTCAGTTCGCCCCTTGGCACGTGTTGATCTCAACATGGGGACCGTCTTCGTACTTCGCAAAAACATGACTCAAAAAGAAAACCTGACACGCACGGCCTCCTTGTATCCATTGGACTCCGTGGAAACAGGTCCTGATGGCGATGCCACTATGACGTTTGATTCCGCCTATCGCATTCGCATTCAGGAAAATTCCCTGATCACTCTGGATGAAGAGTACGGACGCCAGGTGATTCTGATCAAGCGCGGTGATGTGCAAATGGAAACCGCGGGCCGCGATGGGTCCGTGATGATTTCACGCGATGGTGTTCGCTGGACGGCGAATGACTACGAAGCAAACTATCGCAAACAAGCGGCCAGCGGAAACCTGCCCGACATGGCACCTTCCACGGAAGGTTTTGCCGGAGCTAAATCCGCGGGCGAGGGCCTGACTTCTGAATTCATCCAGGAAACTCTACGCACACACCGTAATTCCTTCTTTAAGTGCTATACACAGCTGTTGCAAAAAACTCCAGGCGTCGTGGGCCAGGCCTCTGTTGGCTTCACCATCGAACGCAGCGGTAAGGTCAGCAACCCTTCTGTGACCAACTCCACAATCAGCGATGTTTCATTTAAAAAATGCCTGACCGAGGCCATTCGCCGTGTGGACTTCAAAAGCTTCTCCGGCAATCCGATCTCGACGGTTTTCCCTCTTAAATTTGAATAA